In the Pyrococcus kukulkanii genome, one interval contains:
- a CDS encoding C1 family peptidase has product MNKKQIVPLLITILVVLSIVPLATPVTASPQDTPITAQELFPSAHKTGLLWTPLEEYSKLTGITYESLNLRAFKEALLSAPAYPGRALLYASNESLPSKVVNTFYLPPIGDQGYVGSCNAWASTYYVWTYMVNWWRNNPHPNTPSEIMNPTFTYNLINKGYDSGSNMWDAMNLISTVGAVPLDAFPLYTYPPFPEDYLWVWPNLSQWMLAPHNSGVEDMYWWQYYDPYNTYKLPGQWYILYLDNDTQWNYMKGLLAQGYILETGIMVLPSFNYLNHPEHFIEYISWYANSALLYTENWKNGTFKYWTVGQLIDWVRTAYTEEYKDEIAANLSAILMRKVLTEKYNVSMDDTIPKAAEKIYEGIQKNFNEEWLEEAKYYLSAYSINGTKWFLDNAFADLYAIINFYLMVKYIPLGEYESRLQYFDFNTFYWAFSGGHAVTIIGYDDNATTPDGKGALIMVNSWGEEWGDNGFWLYSYEAARMSDEEIVYVEGVYPVELFLPLPVPGEAFVFVPKAANYTPKVFVVVGIKHPVRGEIIDGIYNRSSGKIIYSSGIPIIVAVSEDPVWVHYFLDFWIDYVGINSLSELNASTIPQSHPFPDSPMAFDISGALDEIEAPNNVTFIIQLIDKVPDNITGELYNFTILIWTPQGYYPISSNTSVVEIPEGDYVSVALTVPPVQYGPITPGNNTSVNVGNFNVDIVSLARLKSAKVIIGDQEYQLTSENGGYYFYGSAIASKLKLPAGTYNYTVEVEFMNGETYRLPERTITIKAPIVHIISPEPTIYNTTEIPIVVNVTDTLPLLNVTANIGGKTVTLTEVNGTYRGTLNLTSGSYDLIVKAVDEAGNIGTAKVHFVVVAKTPVEEVSIENRSIKIGAVSAEVSNVTVQNNTMIVEVKTKAGEVKVEVPITNNVPAVTVNGTAIEEVAEGEKNVTLVAGWNSKVENVEVQTEVVQRTGAQKLVSVKLRAKVDLEENGIAVIALRDINITKVRVIKEDGQVIYLTTDKSNPIGYYYKQGNIVFIVLKEDPIIEADGSKVVKVPEITIRRYFTFLNFLYYRYYNISMEEFNRVYEEAVKVGVDNTTLKEALELTEKAIKEYEIAEELAGGAIISRLWDISLLPHLRNAYIYLQQAIDMLKNAIKTQSV; this is encoded by the coding sequence ATGAATAAAAAGCAAATAGTCCCATTATTGATAACAATCTTAGTTGTCCTGTCTATAGTTCCACTAGCAACACCCGTTACAGCCTCCCCCCAGGATACTCCAATAACAGCCCAAGAACTCTTCCCAAGTGCTCACAAGACGGGATTACTTTGGACGCCATTAGAGGAGTACTCAAAGCTAACTGGAATTACGTATGAATCACTAAACTTGAGAGCATTTAAAGAGGCTCTTCTAAGCGCCCCTGCATATCCTGGGAGAGCCTTATTATATGCAAGTAATGAAAGCCTGCCTTCAAAGGTTGTCAATACTTTCTATCTGCCTCCAATAGGTGATCAAGGCTATGTGGGTTCCTGTAATGCATGGGCCTCAACTTACTATGTTTGGACGTACATGGTAAACTGGTGGAGGAACAACCCACATCCGAACACTCCAAGTGAAATAATGAATCCAACATTTACTTACAATCTAATCAACAAGGGATATGACTCTGGCAGCAATATGTGGGATGCTATGAACTTAATTTCCACTGTAGGCGCTGTTCCATTAGATGCATTCCCACTCTATACGTACCCACCGTTCCCTGAAGACTACCTGTGGGTTTGGCCGAACCTCAGCCAATGGATGCTTGCTCCACATAACAGTGGCGTTGAAGACATGTACTGGTGGCAGTACTATGATCCGTACAACACATACAAACTTCCAGGTCAGTGGTATATCCTATACTTAGACAATGACACACAGTGGAACTACATGAAAGGGTTACTTGCTCAGGGTTACATCCTTGAGACTGGAATAATGGTTCTTCCATCATTTAATTACCTAAACCATCCAGAACACTTTATTGAATACATATCATGGTACGCAAATAGTGCCCTCCTATATACAGAGAACTGGAAAAATGGGACCTTCAAGTACTGGACCGTCGGGCAATTAATAGATTGGGTACGCACGGCCTACACAGAGGAATATAAAGACGAGATAGCTGCTAATCTTTCAGCTATCCTAATGAGGAAGGTCCTCACAGAAAAATATAATGTTAGCATGGACGACACTATTCCAAAAGCGGCAGAAAAAATTTACGAAGGTATCCAGAAGAACTTTAATGAAGAATGGCTGGAAGAAGCAAAGTACTATCTTTCAGCATATTCAATTAATGGCACCAAGTGGTTCTTGGACAATGCCTTTGCAGACTTATATGCTATAATAAACTTCTACCTGATGGTAAAGTACATACCGTTAGGAGAATACGAAAGCCGCCTACAGTATTTTGACTTCAATACATTCTACTGGGCATTTAGTGGAGGTCATGCAGTAACTATAATAGGGTACGATGACAATGCAACAACTCCTGATGGAAAAGGAGCTTTAATAATGGTAAACTCCTGGGGAGAGGAATGGGGGGACAACGGGTTCTGGCTCTATTCATATGAGGCCGCAAGGATGTCCGACGAGGAAATAGTTTACGTGGAAGGAGTATACCCAGTAGAACTGTTCCTGCCTCTCCCAGTACCTGGAGAAGCGTTCGTGTTCGTGCCTAAAGCGGCTAACTACACCCCAAAGGTCTTTGTTGTTGTTGGAATTAAGCACCCAGTGAGAGGAGAGATCATAGATGGTATATACAACAGGTCATCAGGTAAGATAATATACAGCTCGGGAATTCCGATAATAGTTGCCGTAAGCGAAGACCCAGTATGGGTACATTACTTCCTTGACTTCTGGATTGACTATGTAGGGATTAATTCACTATCCGAACTCAATGCCTCAACCATACCACAATCACACCCCTTCCCAGACAGCCCAATGGCCTTTGACATTTCAGGAGCACTAGACGAGATAGAAGCTCCCAATAATGTTACATTTATCATACAGTTAATTGATAAGGTCCCAGACAATATAACAGGGGAGTTGTACAACTTCACTATCCTCATTTGGACTCCTCAGGGTTACTACCCAATAAGTTCAAACACAAGCGTTGTTGAGATACCCGAAGGAGATTACGTTAGTGTGGCCCTTACCGTACCTCCAGTTCAGTATGGTCCAATAACTCCAGGGAACAATACAAGTGTGAATGTTGGGAACTTCAATGTTGACATAGTTAGTCTGGCAAGACTAAAGTCGGCTAAGGTAATTATAGGAGATCAAGAGTACCAGCTAACATCAGAGAACGGTGGTTACTACTTCTATGGTTCAGCCATTGCTAGTAAGCTTAAGTTGCCCGCAGGCACTTACAATTACACAGTCGAAGTTGAGTTCATGAATGGTGAGACATATAGGCTACCTGAGAGAACAATTACAATCAAGGCACCTATAGTCCACATAATCTCACCAGAGCCAACTATATACAACACGACAGAAATCCCGATAGTAGTCAACGTCACGGATACCCTCCCACTTCTCAATGTCACAGCTAACATTGGAGGAAAGACAGTAACTCTAACTGAGGTCAATGGAACGTACAGAGGGACACTCAATCTAACAAGTGGGTCCTATGATCTCATAGTTAAGGCAGTTGATGAGGCAGGTAACATCGGAACTGCAAAGGTTCACTTCGTCGTCGTTGCAAAGACACCCGTTGAGGAAGTCTCTATTGAAAACAGAAGTATTAAGATCGGTGCAGTTAGTGCCGAAGTCTCAAACGTAACCGTACAAAATAACACCATGATCGTTGAAGTTAAAACCAAGGCCGGAGAAGTTAAGGTTGAAGTCCCAATAACCAACAACGTCCCAGCGGTTACCGTTAACGGAACTGCAATAGAGGAGGTAGCTGAGGGAGAGAAGAATGTAACACTAGTTGCTGGATGGAACTCAAAGGTTGAAAACGTTGAAGTCCAAACCGAGGTCGTTCAGAGAACTGGAGCTCAGAAACTAGTTAGTGTTAAGTTAAGGGCAAAAGTCGATCTTGAGGAGAATGGTATTGCAGTAATTGCTCTTAGGGACATTAACATAACTAAGGTAAGAGTCATTAAGGAAGACGGACAGGTAATATACCTAACAACTGACAAGAGCAACCCGATTGGATATTATTACAAGCAGGGCAACATAGTGTTCATAGTCCTCAAGGAGGATCCAATAATTGAAGCTGATGGAAGCAAAGTGGTTAAGGTTCCTGAGATTACCATTAGGAGATACTTTACATTCCTAAACTTCTTGTATTACAGGTACTACAATATTAGCATGGAAGAGTTCAACAGGGTTTATGAAGAAGCAGTCAAGGTAGGGGTCGACAACACAACACTAAAAGAGGCTTTAGAGCTTACGGAGAAGGCCATCAAAGAATACGAGATTGCTGAAGAGCTTGCAGGAGGAGCAATAATAAGCAGGTTATGGGACATTAGCCTATTGCCTCATCTCAGAAACGCATACATATACCTCCAGCAGGCCATAGATATGCTAAAGAATGCTATTAAGACTCAAAGCGTCTAA
- a CDS encoding MATE family efflux transporter encodes MPTLQEAREEILHGDIEKTLFKLAFPLIINNLVQVMYNLTDTFWLAKLGKAELSAPGTVWPLLWFMTSLGAGFVTAGFAMVSQYVGASEFKKASKVAGSLYALLLFLSSLLAIFGVFIAPYALRFVKVTPEVYPFALKYMVIVFAGIPIALTLHAFNFILRAVGDTRTPVIVNVFTIILNIILDPIFIFPLRMGVLGAALATVISEGVGSIIGGYLLFTGKVSIKITLEDMKPDLSLYWKTFKIGLPATVGDSANSFSFVLLTRIIYGYGTAAFATYTITNRLTNFMFAFADGISQGMGTMIGQNVGAERYKRAKIIAEKAMLINFLILLIGTIIFIAFREQIFGFFIKDPEILRESEKVVKYFATSLPFFGIFAAVTNVFASAGHTKKNLVLGTIRLWGLRIPLSYYLGKMLHDSAGVWIGMGLSNAISALIGLAWFMRGSWMRRIIE; translated from the coding sequence ATGCCCACACTTCAAGAAGCAAGGGAAGAAATACTGCATGGGGACATAGAGAAAACCCTATTCAAGCTCGCGTTTCCCTTAATAATAAACAACTTAGTCCAGGTAATGTACAACTTGACGGATACATTTTGGTTAGCTAAGCTTGGGAAAGCCGAGCTTTCTGCTCCAGGAACCGTTTGGCCCTTGCTCTGGTTTATGACAAGCTTGGGAGCTGGATTCGTTACAGCTGGCTTCGCCATGGTTAGTCAGTATGTGGGAGCAAGTGAGTTTAAAAAGGCTAGCAAAGTTGCCGGTTCTCTCTATGCCCTTCTCCTCTTTCTTTCTTCCCTCCTAGCGATTTTTGGTGTATTCATTGCCCCCTATGCATTGAGGTTTGTCAAAGTTACTCCCGAAGTTTACCCATTCGCCTTGAAATACATGGTTATCGTGTTCGCCGGTATCCCTATTGCTCTAACCCTCCACGCGTTCAACTTCATACTCAGAGCCGTTGGTGATACGAGAACCCCAGTAATAGTGAACGTGTTCACGATAATCCTAAACATAATTCTTGACCCAATATTCATATTCCCCCTTAGAATGGGAGTTCTTGGTGCCGCCCTAGCTACCGTAATTAGTGAGGGGGTTGGCTCAATAATAGGTGGCTACCTACTCTTTACGGGGAAGGTTAGCATAAAGATAACCCTGGAGGACATGAAGCCCGATCTAAGCTTGTACTGGAAGACCTTTAAGATAGGCCTCCCAGCAACGGTTGGAGACTCTGCAAATTCTTTTAGCTTTGTCTTGCTGACTAGGATTATCTATGGATATGGAACCGCCGCATTCGCAACGTACACGATAACTAACAGGCTGACAAACTTCATGTTCGCCTTTGCGGATGGGATAAGCCAGGGAATGGGAACTATGATAGGGCAAAACGTTGGGGCTGAAAGGTACAAAAGGGCGAAAATCATAGCTGAGAAGGCGATGCTAATTAACTTCTTAATCCTTTTGATTGGCACCATTATTTTCATAGCATTCAGAGAACAAATATTTGGCTTCTTCATAAAGGATCCTGAGATACTAAGGGAGAGCGAGAAAGTTGTCAAGTACTTTGCGACATCACTGCCCTTCTTTGGCATATTTGCCGCAGTGACAAACGTTTTTGCCTCTGCAGGTCATACTAAGAAAAACCTCGTCTTAGGTACGATAAGGCTCTGGGGATTGAGGATACCTCTCAGCTACTACCTGGGGAAGATGCTTCATGACAGTGCCGGAGTTTGGATAGGGATGGGGTTGAGTAACGCTATCTCCGCTCTAATTGGTCTAGCATGGTTCATGAGGGGGAGCTGGATGAGGAGGATAATAGAATGA
- a CDS encoding MATE family efflux transporter — translation MSMEKVKAMREEILEGPIERTLFRLAWPIIVNNLVQVLYNITDTFWLGKLGRAALSAPGVSWPIIGTLMSFGMGFTMAGFSIVGQYIGAGDYKKANRSAGALLSLILVFSTLSAIISIAILPLALRFMHVTKTIYPYAFTYSLIVFAGVPASFTFMAFTALMRATGDTKTPVKISMLTVFLNIILDPIFIFALGLGVAGAAIATVLSNALGTFIGFKILLSGKAGLKISRESMKPDWKFYSKIIKIGLPSSIGQSANSFGFVVLTRIIMGFGDVTYAAYTITTRLVNFITSISRGFSMAMGTMVAQNVGAEKYERAKTIAERTMVVNFIIASIAVLTIGIFRVPIFKVFLNDPKVIAESAIVLKYFLISVPFFNGIFVVVTRVFTSAGHTKKSMIMSMLRLWGFRIPLSYAFGYIPALVIAFTIMGHSINFRIPLAELFGFTSKGVFFGMGMSNFLAAIIGLIWFLRGSWMKRIID, via the coding sequence ATGAGCATGGAGAAAGTTAAGGCAATGAGGGAGGAAATTCTAGAGGGGCCGATTGAGAGAACCCTTTTTAGGTTAGCTTGGCCCATAATAGTGAACAATCTAGTTCAGGTTCTCTACAATATAACTGACACCTTCTGGCTTGGCAAGCTTGGGAGGGCTGCTCTTTCGGCCCCAGGAGTAAGCTGGCCAATAATCGGGACCCTCATGTCTTTCGGCATGGGCTTCACAATGGCAGGATTTTCCATAGTGGGACAGTATATTGGAGCTGGAGACTATAAGAAGGCAAATCGCTCTGCTGGTGCCCTGCTCTCGCTTATTCTGGTCTTCTCTACACTATCCGCCATAATAAGTATTGCAATCCTGCCTTTAGCTTTGAGGTTTATGCATGTAACAAAAACTATCTATCCCTACGCGTTCACGTACTCCCTAATAGTCTTTGCCGGAGTCCCTGCCTCCTTCACTTTCATGGCATTTACCGCCCTAATGAGAGCAACTGGGGACACTAAAACTCCCGTGAAGATAAGCATGCTCACGGTTTTCCTCAACATAATCCTTGATCCTATTTTTATCTTCGCCTTGGGGCTTGGAGTGGCCGGAGCAGCGATAGCTACTGTCCTTTCAAATGCCCTTGGAACCTTTATAGGATTTAAAATCCTTCTAAGTGGAAAGGCCGGGCTAAAGATAAGCAGGGAAAGCATGAAACCGGACTGGAAGTTCTACTCGAAGATAATAAAGATCGGCCTCCCTTCAAGCATCGGTCAATCTGCGAATTCTTTTGGCTTTGTCGTCCTTACAAGAATAATTATGGGCTTTGGAGATGTGACGTACGCGGCTTACACGATAACAACAAGGCTAGTGAACTTCATAACTAGCATATCGAGGGGTTTTAGCATGGCCATGGGAACCATGGTTGCCCAAAACGTCGGTGCGGAGAAGTATGAGAGGGCGAAAACGATAGCCGAGAGGACAATGGTCGTGAACTTTATAATAGCAAGCATTGCCGTTTTAACGATTGGCATTTTTAGGGTTCCCATCTTTAAGGTGTTCCTAAATGATCCGAAGGTTATAGCCGAGAGTGCAATAGTCTTGAAGTACTTTCTAATCTCCGTTCCCTTCTTCAACGGCATTTTTGTCGTAGTCACGAGAGTTTTCACGTCAGCAGGCCATACAAAGAAGAGCATGATAATGAGCATGCTAAGGCTTTGGGGCTTTAGAATCCCCCTAAGTTATGCTTTTGGTTATATCCCAGCCTTAGTGATTGCATTTACTATAATGGGTCACTCCATAAACTTTAGGATACCATTGGCAGAGCTCTTTGGCTTTACGAGCAAGGGAGTATTCTTCGGCATGGGAATGAGCAACTTCTTAGCTGCAATAATCGGGTTAATATGGTTCCTTAGGGGTAGTTGGATGAAAAGAATTATAGATTAG
- the cdr gene encoding CoA-disulfide reductase has translation MKRVIIIGGGAAGMSAASRVKRLKPEWEVKVFEATKWVSHAPCGIPYVVEGISSTEKLMHYPPEVFIKKRGIDLHLNAEVIEVGQGYVRVREKDGEKSYEWDYLVFANGASPKVPPVEGVDLPGVFTADLPPDAVAIKEYMERHEVKDVVIVGGGYIGVEMAEAFVVQGKNVTLIERGNRILKRSFDKEVTDILEEKMRQHVDLRLQEVIMEIEGKDRVEKVITDAGEYKADIVILATGIKPNIELAKQLGVRIGETGAIWTNEKMQTSVENVYAAGDVAETKHVITGRRVWTPLAPAGNKMGYVAGSNIAGKEIHFPGVLGTSVTKFMDVEIGKTGLTEQEAIKEGYDVRTAFIKASTRPHYYPGARPIWLKGIVDNETNRLLGVQAVGAEILPRIDTAAAMLMAGFTTKDTFFTDLAYAPPFAPVWDPLVVLARVLKF, from the coding sequence ATGAAGAGGGTCATTATAATAGGTGGTGGAGCTGCTGGAATGAGTGCAGCATCACGTGTAAAGCGTTTAAAGCCTGAATGGGAAGTTAAGGTATTCGAAGCCACGAAATGGGTCAGCCACGCCCCTTGTGGGATTCCGTACGTCGTTGAGGGCATCTCTTCCACAGAAAAGCTAATGCACTATCCCCCAGAGGTCTTCATTAAAAAGAGGGGAATTGACCTCCACCTCAACGCTGAGGTTATAGAGGTAGGCCAGGGATACGTCAGGGTGAGAGAGAAAGATGGAGAAAAAAGCTATGAGTGGGATTATTTAGTTTTTGCAAATGGCGCCTCCCCCAAGGTTCCACCCGTTGAGGGTGTTGATCTTCCTGGAGTATTCACTGCTGACCTGCCTCCAGATGCCGTGGCCATAAAAGAGTACATGGAAAGGCATGAAGTAAAGGATGTCGTCATAGTCGGTGGAGGGTACATAGGGGTTGAAATGGCAGAGGCATTTGTTGTTCAGGGTAAGAACGTGACGCTGATTGAGAGGGGCAACAGAATTTTGAAGAGGTCCTTTGACAAGGAGGTTACAGATATCTTAGAGGAAAAGATGAGACAACATGTTGACCTAAGATTACAAGAAGTTATTATGGAAATAGAGGGGAAAGATAGGGTTGAGAAAGTCATTACAGATGCTGGAGAGTACAAGGCAGACATAGTTATACTTGCCACAGGAATAAAACCGAACATCGAGCTTGCAAAGCAACTAGGCGTTAGGATAGGTGAGACTGGAGCCATATGGACAAACGAGAAGATGCAGACGAGCGTTGAGAACGTTTACGCTGCTGGAGATGTTGCAGAGACGAAGCACGTGATTACGGGAAGGAGGGTATGGACCCCATTGGCCCCAGCTGGGAATAAGATGGGGTACGTTGCGGGTAGTAACATAGCCGGAAAAGAAATCCACTTTCCGGGGGTTCTGGGGACTAGCGTTACCAAGTTCATGGACGTTGAAATAGGAAAGACAGGATTGACAGAGCAGGAGGCAATAAAGGAAGGATATGACGTAAGGACAGCGTTCATAAAAGCATCAACGAGACCCCACTACTATCCTGGGGCAAGGCCAATATGGCTGAAGGGGATAGTTGACAACGAAACAAACAGGTTGCTTGGAGTGCAGGCTGTAGGGGCAGAGATACTCCCCAGGATCGATACAGCTGCAGCAATGCTAATGGCAGGCTTCACTACGAAGGATACGTTCTTTACGGATTTAGCTTATGCACCTCCGTTCGCCCCGGTCTGGGATCCTCTAGTCGTTCTTGCTAGGGTTCTCAAGTTCTAA
- a CDS encoding MFS transporter, translating to MFKRNTLAVILLVLSAFTGTLAFRLAVPAIAYYSRGVLKASMVSISVISTSFIFARAFAAVFGGYLVDKRPKLIILGALAMALNAPLVYLYSFASSWIHIVGIKLANGFLNGISWPLAQLAVAYASPRSIRARISAIYFFFGSLASLAGNYLYAFTISIGMRGQMVISGIFYILTGLLMASAYLLIGTIKKEGKDKKTEEVDVNPRIVIMFGALVSFISAFAFGEITYVYISETLGLEKGKVAMVLGTISFLSSLTSYFISWVADSIGSAKALRIIAVFGFLAPILAGIRTGFTIFSGIFLALLAVNSFRPISRKILVTHSRSSLAIGGINGVQNISTFLGGIIFGFAYTLGSLGAYNLAFLPYLPFSLALVIVTRKLEK from the coding sequence ATGTTTAAAAGGAATACCCTTGCGGTAATACTGCTTGTCCTCTCGGCATTTACCGGAACCCTAGCGTTCAGGTTAGCTGTGCCTGCGATTGCTTACTACAGTAGAGGCGTTTTAAAGGCTTCAATGGTCTCGATCTCAGTGATATCAACATCATTTATATTTGCCAGGGCCTTTGCCGCGGTTTTCGGAGGCTATTTAGTGGACAAAAGGCCAAAGCTTATAATCCTAGGAGCGCTGGCCATGGCACTAAATGCCCCTCTTGTCTACCTTTACTCCTTTGCGTCCTCTTGGATCCACATAGTTGGAATAAAGCTAGCTAATGGATTTCTGAATGGGATCAGCTGGCCTCTTGCACAGTTAGCGGTTGCTTACGCTTCTCCTAGGAGTATCAGGGCTAGAATATCAGCTATTTACTTCTTCTTTGGAAGTTTGGCCTCGCTTGCGGGCAACTATCTATATGCTTTTACAATTAGTATTGGAATGAGAGGGCAGATGGTAATTTCTGGCATATTTTATATCCTAACTGGTCTACTTATGGCAAGTGCATACTTATTAATAGGGACTATAAAAAAGGAGGGGAAGGATAAAAAGACGGAGGAAGTTGATGTTAACCCTAGGATTGTGATAATGTTTGGAGCGTTAGTCTCGTTTATCTCAGCTTTTGCCTTTGGAGAGATAACCTACGTATACATATCTGAGACCCTGGGATTAGAAAAGGGAAAGGTTGCGATGGTGCTTGGGACAATAAGTTTCCTATCCTCGTTAACTTCTTACTTCATCTCCTGGGTTGCCGACTCCATAGGGAGCGCCAAGGCTCTAAGGATTATAGCCGTATTTGGGTTCCTAGCCCCAATTCTCGCTGGCATTAGAACTGGCTTTACTATATTCTCTGGTATATTCCTAGCATTGCTGGCGGTGAACTCTTTTAGACCAATATCAAGAAAAATCCTAGTTACTCATTCAAGATCTTCGTTGGCAATTGGAGGAATTAATGGGGTTCAGAACATATCGACGTTCTTGGGAGGAATAATTTTTGGTTTCGCATACACTCTTGGCTCTCTTGGTGCTTACAATCTTGCATTCCTTCCTTATCTTCCGTTTTCCTTGGCTCTTGTAATAGTAACCCGTAAATTGGAGAAGTGA
- the pyk gene encoding pyruvate kinase: protein MKLPQHKTKIVATIGPATNSRKMIEKLIKAGMSVARLNFSHGTFDEHARVIETIRDVSLKLDRRVAILADLPGLKIRVGEIKGGYIELRRGDKVVLTTRDIEGDETTIPVEYKDFPKLVSRGDTIYLSDGYIVLKVEDVREREVEAVVVSGGKLFSRKGVNIPKAHLPVEAITPRDMEIIEFAVEHGVDAIGLSFVGSVYDVLKVKGFLEKKNAGDIFVIAKIERPDAIRNFDEILNAADGIMIARGDLGVEMPIEKLPILQKKLIRKANQEGKPVITATQMLVSMTTEKVPTRAEVTDVANAILDGTDAVMLSEETAVGKFPIEAVEMMAKIAKVTEEYRESFGLSRIREWLETNIHRGTIKEAITRSVIDALCTVDIKYILTPTRTGRTARLISRFKPKQWILAFSTSERVCNNLMFSYGVYSFCLEEGFDERDIVRLIKGLGLVESDDMVLMTEGRPIEKTVGTNSIKIFQIA from the coding sequence ATGAAGCTACCCCAACACAAGACTAAGATAGTTGCAACAATAGGACCGGCAACAAACTCGAGGAAGATGATAGAAAAACTAATAAAAGCCGGGATGAGTGTCGCAAGACTAAACTTTTCTCATGGAACTTTTGATGAACATGCAAGGGTTATAGAGACAATAAGAGACGTCTCATTGAAGTTAGATAGAAGGGTTGCAATACTAGCGGATCTCCCTGGGCTAAAAATAAGGGTGGGAGAGATTAAGGGAGGTTATATTGAGCTTAGGAGAGGAGATAAGGTAGTTTTAACTACCAGGGACATTGAAGGGGATGAGACAACGATACCAGTTGAATATAAAGACTTTCCAAAGCTTGTCTCTAGGGGAGATACTATATATTTGAGCGATGGATATATAGTCTTGAAAGTTGAAGATGTTAGAGAAAGAGAAGTCGAGGCAGTCGTTGTTTCTGGAGGGAAGTTGTTCTCGAGGAAGGGTGTCAACATCCCTAAGGCCCACCTACCAGTTGAGGCCATTACACCGAGAGATATGGAGATAATAGAGTTCGCAGTTGAACATGGAGTTGATGCTATAGGCCTGAGTTTCGTTGGTAGCGTTTACGATGTTCTGAAAGTTAAAGGGTTCCTAGAGAAGAAGAACGCTGGGGATATATTCGTTATAGCAAAAATAGAGAGGCCAGATGCTATTAGGAACTTTGATGAAATACTGAACGCTGCGGACGGAATAATGATAGCTAGGGGTGATCTGGGCGTAGAGATGCCGATTGAAAAGCTACCTATATTACAGAAAAAACTTATCAGGAAAGCGAATCAGGAAGGAAAGCCTGTGATTACCGCAACCCAGATGCTCGTTTCTATGACTACCGAAAAGGTTCCCACAAGGGCTGAGGTTACCGATGTTGCAAACGCAATACTTGATGGAACTGACGCAGTAATGCTTTCAGAGGAAACCGCTGTTGGAAAGTTTCCGATTGAGGCCGTAGAGATGATGGCAAAAATAGCAAAGGTTACTGAAGAGTACAGGGAAAGCTTTGGACTCAGTAGGATAAGAGAGTGGCTGGAAACTAACATTCACAGAGGCACGATAAAGGAGGCAATTACGAGGAGCGTAATAGATGCTCTCTGCACAGTTGATATAAAGTACATCTTAACTCCAACGAGAACGGGAAGGACGGCTAGGCTTATTTCAAGGTTCAAGCCAAAGCAGTGGATACTAGCATTCTCAACGAGCGAGAGGGTCTGCAACAACCTAATGTTCAGCTATGGAGTGTACTCCTTCTGCCTAGAAGAGGGATTTGATGAGAGGGATATAGTTAGGCTGATCAAGGGACTAGGACTCGTGGAAAGTGACGACATGGTTCTTATGACAGAAGGCAGGCCGATAGAGAAAACTGTTGGGACGAACTCCATAAAAATATTCCAGATAGCCTAG